Below is a genomic region from Mycolicibacterium neworleansense.
GCACGGTGGTGATCGTGGGGTTCTTGACCCTGGCCACCGGCGGCGTGCTCGCCATCCAGGGCTACTCATCGCTGGGCAACATCGGTATCGAGGCTCTGACCGGATTCCTCGCCGCCTTCATCAACGTCCGCATCGCCGCGCCCGTGGTGGCCGGCATCGGCCTGGCCGCCACCTTCGGCGCCGGCGTGACCGCCCAGCTCGGGGCGATGCGGATCAACGAGGAAATCGATGCGCTGGAATCCATGGCCATCCGGCCCGTCGAGTATCTGGTGTCCACCCGCATCGTGGCCGGGATGATCGCGATCACCCCGCTGTACGCGATCGCGGTGATCCTGTCGTTCCTGGCCTCCCAGTTCACCACCGTGGTTCTGCTCGGGCAGTCGGGCGGCCTGTACGACCACTACTTCACGACGTTCCTCAATCCGATCGACCTGCTGTGGTCGTTCCTGCAGGCCGTCCTGATGGCCATCACCATCCTGCTGATCCACACCTACTTCGGCTATTTCGCCTCCGGCGGGCCGTCCGGGGTGGGGGTGGCGGTCGGCAACGCCGTCCGCACGTCACTGATCGTCGTGGTCTCGGTGAC
It encodes:
- a CDS encoding MlaE family ABC transporter permease, with protein sequence MGTMTILRSTYPRVTRQFNKPVSTLSRIGDHTLFYLKALAGTPHAAMHYRKELVRLIAEISMGAGTLAMIGGTVVIVGFLTLATGGVLAIQGYSSLGNIGIEALTGFLAAFINVRIAAPVVAGIGLAATFGAGVTAQLGAMRINEEIDALESMAIRPVEYLVSTRIVAGMIAITPLYAIAVILSFLASQFTTVVLLGQSGGLYDHYFTTFLNPIDLLWSFLQAVLMAITILLIHTYFGYFASGGPSGVGVAVGNAVRTSLIVVVSVTLLVSLSVYGSNGNFNLSG